In the Sarcophilus harrisii chromosome 1, mSarHar1.11, whole genome shotgun sequence genome, one interval contains:
- the ARL6IP4 gene encoding ADP-ribosylation factor-like protein 6-interacting protein 4 — translation MAHGRSHKRSRSRSRSGSHGPPEHGERRRRRRSSKDMGRSPSASGSQGQRISLGSNGEERSRDKARKRRRPRSSSSSSSSSSSSSSSSSTSSSSSSGASSGGRKKRGKRKDKKSTKKKAKKKLRKKKKKKKKKEEKAAKAKAKAVEEMPGPSLDQWRKEPPVESGPVLTDEQKSRIQAMKPMTKEEWDARQSIIRKVVDPETGRTRLIKGDGEVLEEIVTKERHKEINKQATRGDGLTFQLRAGLLQ, via the exons ATGGCCCACGGCCGCTCCCACAAGCGCTCCAGGAGCCGCAGCCGCAGCGGCTCCCATGGACCTCCCGAGcatggggagaggaggaggaggaggaggagcagtaAGGACATGGGGAGGAGTCCCTCAGCCTCTGGCTCTCAGGGCCAGCGGATCAGCCTAGGTTCCAATGGGGAAG AGAGAAGCAGGGACAAGGCTCGCAAGAGAAGGCGGCCTaggtcctcctcctcttcctcctcctcctcctcctcctcctcctccagctcttctacctcctcttcctcttcatcggGGGCCTCCAGTGGGGGCAGGAAGAAGCGAGGAAAACGGAAGGACAAGAAGAGCACAAAGAAGAAGGCAAAGAAGAAgctgagaaagaagaagaaaaagaagaagaagaaggaggagaaggcgGCTAAGGCAAAGGCCAAGGCGGTGGAGGAGATGCCGGGCCCCTCGCTGGATCAGTGGCGGAAGGAGCCCCCGGTGGAGAGCGGCCCAG TACTGACAGATGAGCAGAAGTCCCGCATCCAGGCCATGAAGCCGATGACCAAAGAGGAATGGGACGCCCGGCAGAGCATCATCCGCAAGGTGGTGGACCCTGAGACAGGCCGTACCAG ACTCATTAAGGGGGATGGCGAGGTTCTGGAAGAAATTGTAACCAAAGAGAGACACAAGGAGATTAACAAG CAAGCCACGAGGGGGGATGGGCTGACCTTCCAGCTTCGAGCAGGTCTGTTGCAGTAA
- the OGFOD2 gene encoding 2-oxoglutarate and iron-dependent oxygenase domain-containing protein 2 isoform X1, which translates to MAASEAAGRRFFRCACYCTENLFLSRYRLHVRFVGEQQLRQDYAQVGPRPLCGSSAEAERAGPGAQPPKILESRGCVTPEDFKEVLSELELEVQRRKQMIQKAEERKAIIAQLYKPVQPRVYTLREPFLAPEFVAAAKYSLTPNANLSGLLRYIEVISDEKKIYRLQIFTKDYCRMLLQELEHFEQSDMPKGRPNTMNNHGVLLHELGLDEPLVTPLREQYLQPLTALLYPDYGGGRLDSHRAFVVKYSLDGDVDLSYHYDNAEITLNISLGRQFAEGNLVFGDYYEVPKDEMSYLELPNLPTYGVLHRGGQLHGALPLESGERWNLIIWMRASVIRNLMCPMCKKPPQLVEDEGYGDGFTLEEGDPQTVGLCTLT; encoded by the exons ATGGCGGCGTCCGAGGCCGCGGGGCGCCGCTTCTTCCGCTGCGCCTGCTACTGCACCGAGAACCTCTTCTTGTCCCGCTACCGGCTGCACGTGCGCTTCGTCGGGGAGCAACAGCTGCGCCAGGACTACGCCCAGGTAGGGCCGCGGCCGTTGTGCGGGAGCAGCGCGGAGGCGGAGCGGGCCGGGCCCGGTGCCCAACCCCCCAAG ATTCTCGAGAGCCGTGGCTGTGTGACTCCCGAGGACTTTAAGGAGGTGTTGTCTGAG CTGGAATTGGAGGTCCAGCGGAGGAAGCAGATGATCCAGAAGGCCGAGGAGAGGAAAGCCATCATTGCCCAGCTCTACAAGCCAGTGCAGCCCCGGGTGTACACCTTACGG gAGCCGTTTCTGGCCCCCGAGTTTGTGGCGGCTGCTAAGTACAGCTTGACCCCGAATGCAAACCTTTCCGGCCTCTTGCGGTACATTGAGGTCATATCAG ATGAGAAGAAGATTTACCGGCTGCAGATCTTTACCAAGGACTATTGCCGCATGCTGCTGCAGGAGCTGGAACATTTTGAGCAGTCGGACATGCCCAAGGGACGACCCAATACCATGAACAACCACGGG GTCCTGCTGCACGAGCTGGGTTTGGACGAGCCCCTGGTGACGCCCTTGCGGGAGCAGTACCTACAGCCCCTCACCGCCCTCCTGTACCCCGACTACGGAGGGGGCCGCCTGGACAGCCACCGGGCCTTCGTGGTGAAGTACTCCCTGGACGGCGACGTGGACCTCAGCTACCACTACGACAATGCTGAGATCACCCTCAACATCTCACTGGGCAGGCAGTTCGCTGAGGGCAACCTGGTGTTTGGAGATTATTATGAG GTGCCGAAAGATGAGATGAGTTACCTCGAGTTGCCGAACCTGCCCACCTACGGGGTGCTGCATCGGGGTGGTCAGTTGCACGGGGCCCTGCCCTTGGAGTCCGGGGAGCGCTGGAACCTTATCATCTGGATGAGGGCCTCTGTCATCCGCAACCTGATGTGTCCCATGTGCAAGAAGCCACCACAGCTGGTGGAGGACGAGGGCTACGGGGACGGCTTCACCCTGGAGGAAGGGGACCCCCAAACTGTGGGTCTTTGTACCTTGACTTGA
- the OGFOD2 gene encoding 2-oxoglutarate and iron-dependent oxygenase domain-containing protein 2 isoform X2, whose product MAASEAAGRRFFRCACYCTENLFLSRYRLHVRFVGEQQLRQDYAQILESRGCVTPEDFKEVLSELELEVQRRKQMIQKAEERKAIIAQLYKPVQPRVYTLREPFLAPEFVAAAKYSLTPNANLSGLLRYIEVISDEKKIYRLQIFTKDYCRMLLQELEHFEQSDMPKGRPNTMNNHGVLLHELGLDEPLVTPLREQYLQPLTALLYPDYGGGRLDSHRAFVVKYSLDGDVDLSYHYDNAEITLNISLGRQFAEGNLVFGDYYEVPKDEMSYLELPNLPTYGVLHRGGQLHGALPLESGERWNLIIWMRASVIRNLMCPMCKKPPQLVEDEGYGDGFTLEEGDPQTVGLCTLT is encoded by the exons ATGGCGGCGTCCGAGGCCGCGGGGCGCCGCTTCTTCCGCTGCGCCTGCTACTGCACCGAGAACCTCTTCTTGTCCCGCTACCGGCTGCACGTGCGCTTCGTCGGGGAGCAACAGCTGCGCCAGGACTACGCCCAG ATTCTCGAGAGCCGTGGCTGTGTGACTCCCGAGGACTTTAAGGAGGTGTTGTCTGAG CTGGAATTGGAGGTCCAGCGGAGGAAGCAGATGATCCAGAAGGCCGAGGAGAGGAAAGCCATCATTGCCCAGCTCTACAAGCCAGTGCAGCCCCGGGTGTACACCTTACGG gAGCCGTTTCTGGCCCCCGAGTTTGTGGCGGCTGCTAAGTACAGCTTGACCCCGAATGCAAACCTTTCCGGCCTCTTGCGGTACATTGAGGTCATATCAG ATGAGAAGAAGATTTACCGGCTGCAGATCTTTACCAAGGACTATTGCCGCATGCTGCTGCAGGAGCTGGAACATTTTGAGCAGTCGGACATGCCCAAGGGACGACCCAATACCATGAACAACCACGGG GTCCTGCTGCACGAGCTGGGTTTGGACGAGCCCCTGGTGACGCCCTTGCGGGAGCAGTACCTACAGCCCCTCACCGCCCTCCTGTACCCCGACTACGGAGGGGGCCGCCTGGACAGCCACCGGGCCTTCGTGGTGAAGTACTCCCTGGACGGCGACGTGGACCTCAGCTACCACTACGACAATGCTGAGATCACCCTCAACATCTCACTGGGCAGGCAGTTCGCTGAGGGCAACCTGGTGTTTGGAGATTATTATGAG GTGCCGAAAGATGAGATGAGTTACCTCGAGTTGCCGAACCTGCCCACCTACGGGGTGCTGCATCGGGGTGGTCAGTTGCACGGGGCCCTGCCCTTGGAGTCCGGGGAGCGCTGGAACCTTATCATCTGGATGAGGGCCTCTGTCATCCGCAACCTGATGTGTCCCATGTGCAAGAAGCCACCACAGCTGGTGGAGGACGAGGGCTACGGGGACGGCTTCACCCTGGAGGAAGGGGACCCCCAAACTGTGGGTCTTTGTACCTTGACTTGA
- the OGFOD2 gene encoding 2-oxoglutarate and iron-dependent oxygenase domain-containing protein 2 isoform X4: protein MVYKALSWKQPFEILESRGCVTPEDFKEVLSELELEVQRRKQMIQKAEERKAIIAQLYKPVQPRVYTLREPFLAPEFVAAAKYSLTPNANLSGLLRYIEVISDEKKIYRLQIFTKDYCRMLLQELEHFEQSDMPKGRPNTMNNHGVLLHELGLDEPLVTPLREQYLQPLTALLYPDYGGGRLDSHRAFVVKYSLDGDVDLSYHYDNAEITLNISLGRQFAEGNLVFGDYYEVPKDEMSYLELPNLPTYGVLHRGGQLHGALPLESGERWNLIIWMRASVIRNLMCPMCKKPPQLVEDEGYGDGFTLEEGDPQTVGLCTLT from the exons ATGGTTTACAAAGCGCTTTCCTGGAAACAGCCTTTCGAG ATTCTCGAGAGCCGTGGCTGTGTGACTCCCGAGGACTTTAAGGAGGTGTTGTCTGAG CTGGAATTGGAGGTCCAGCGGAGGAAGCAGATGATCCAGAAGGCCGAGGAGAGGAAAGCCATCATTGCCCAGCTCTACAAGCCAGTGCAGCCCCGGGTGTACACCTTACGG gAGCCGTTTCTGGCCCCCGAGTTTGTGGCGGCTGCTAAGTACAGCTTGACCCCGAATGCAAACCTTTCCGGCCTCTTGCGGTACATTGAGGTCATATCAG ATGAGAAGAAGATTTACCGGCTGCAGATCTTTACCAAGGACTATTGCCGCATGCTGCTGCAGGAGCTGGAACATTTTGAGCAGTCGGACATGCCCAAGGGACGACCCAATACCATGAACAACCACGGG GTCCTGCTGCACGAGCTGGGTTTGGACGAGCCCCTGGTGACGCCCTTGCGGGAGCAGTACCTACAGCCCCTCACCGCCCTCCTGTACCCCGACTACGGAGGGGGCCGCCTGGACAGCCACCGGGCCTTCGTGGTGAAGTACTCCCTGGACGGCGACGTGGACCTCAGCTACCACTACGACAATGCTGAGATCACCCTCAACATCTCACTGGGCAGGCAGTTCGCTGAGGGCAACCTGGTGTTTGGAGATTATTATGAG GTGCCGAAAGATGAGATGAGTTACCTCGAGTTGCCGAACCTGCCCACCTACGGGGTGCTGCATCGGGGTGGTCAGTTGCACGGGGCCCTGCCCTTGGAGTCCGGGGAGCGCTGGAACCTTATCATCTGGATGAGGGCCTCTGTCATCCGCAACCTGATGTGTCCCATGTGCAAGAAGCCACCACAGCTGGTGGAGGACGAGGGCTACGGGGACGGCTTCACCCTGGAGGAAGGGGACCCCCAAACTGTGGGTCTTTGTACCTTGACTTGA
- the OGFOD2 gene encoding 2-oxoglutarate and iron-dependent oxygenase domain-containing protein 2 isoform X3, protein MVYKALSWKQPFEVILESRGCVTPEDFKEVLSELELEVQRRKQMIQKAEERKAIIAQLYKPVQPRVYTLREPFLAPEFVAAAKYSLTPNANLSGLLRYIEVISDEKKIYRLQIFTKDYCRMLLQELEHFEQSDMPKGRPNTMNNHGVLLHELGLDEPLVTPLREQYLQPLTALLYPDYGGGRLDSHRAFVVKYSLDGDVDLSYHYDNAEITLNISLGRQFAEGNLVFGDYYEVPKDEMSYLELPNLPTYGVLHRGGQLHGALPLESGERWNLIIWMRASVIRNLMCPMCKKPPQLVEDEGYGDGFTLEEGDPQTVGLCTLT, encoded by the exons ATGGTTTACAAAGCGCTTTCCTGGAAACAGCCTTTCGAGGTG ATTCTCGAGAGCCGTGGCTGTGTGACTCCCGAGGACTTTAAGGAGGTGTTGTCTGAG CTGGAATTGGAGGTCCAGCGGAGGAAGCAGATGATCCAGAAGGCCGAGGAGAGGAAAGCCATCATTGCCCAGCTCTACAAGCCAGTGCAGCCCCGGGTGTACACCTTACGG gAGCCGTTTCTGGCCCCCGAGTTTGTGGCGGCTGCTAAGTACAGCTTGACCCCGAATGCAAACCTTTCCGGCCTCTTGCGGTACATTGAGGTCATATCAG ATGAGAAGAAGATTTACCGGCTGCAGATCTTTACCAAGGACTATTGCCGCATGCTGCTGCAGGAGCTGGAACATTTTGAGCAGTCGGACATGCCCAAGGGACGACCCAATACCATGAACAACCACGGG GTCCTGCTGCACGAGCTGGGTTTGGACGAGCCCCTGGTGACGCCCTTGCGGGAGCAGTACCTACAGCCCCTCACCGCCCTCCTGTACCCCGACTACGGAGGGGGCCGCCTGGACAGCCACCGGGCCTTCGTGGTGAAGTACTCCCTGGACGGCGACGTGGACCTCAGCTACCACTACGACAATGCTGAGATCACCCTCAACATCTCACTGGGCAGGCAGTTCGCTGAGGGCAACCTGGTGTTTGGAGATTATTATGAG GTGCCGAAAGATGAGATGAGTTACCTCGAGTTGCCGAACCTGCCCACCTACGGGGTGCTGCATCGGGGTGGTCAGTTGCACGGGGCCCTGCCCTTGGAGTCCGGGGAGCGCTGGAACCTTATCATCTGGATGAGGGCCTCTGTCATCCGCAACCTGATGTGTCCCATGTGCAAGAAGCCACCACAGCTGGTGGAGGACGAGGGCTACGGGGACGGCTTCACCCTGGAGGAAGGGGACCCCCAAACTGTGGGTCTTTGTACCTTGACTTGA